The Candidatus Melainabacteria bacterium genomic sequence TGATATTTTAGATGTTACTAGTGACACAAAAACTCTAGGCAAAACGTCAGGTAAAGATGAAAAACAAAAAAAGCCAACTTATCCAGCAATTATTGGAATTGAAAAGTCAAAAGAATTATCTTTTGATCTAATTATGAAAGCAAAATCTTACTTACAAAATACTGACTTAATAAAAAGTCAAATTCTTTTATCCATTGCTGATTACATTACCAGTAGGGTAAATTAAAATGCATTTGACAAACAGTGTAGAAATAATTCTTTCTGCAATTACTGCAAATTTCATAGCTCAACTTTATAAGTTTGTTGTTTATATTTTTATAAACAAACAAGTTAATTTTAAAAGACTATTTCAAACTGGCGGCATGCCATCAAGCCACAGTGCCTTTATGATGGGAATGGCAATTAGCACAGGGCTTTGTACAGGTTTTAATTCAGCTTTTTTTGCAATAGCATTAACAATTGCTCTTTTAGTAATGTACGATGCAGCTGGTCTTAGAAGAGCAGTTGGAAGACAAGCTTTTATATTAAATCAAATTGTTGCTGAAATATTTTCAGAGCATCCACATCTTAGTACTCAAAAGGTAAGAGAATTACTTGGACATACACCAATTG encodes the following:
- a CDS encoding divergent PAP2 family protein; this encodes MHLTNSVEIILSAITANFIAQLYKFVVYIFINKQVNFKRLFQTGGMPSSHSAFMMGMAISTGLCTGFNSAFFAIALTIALLVMYDAAGLRRAVGRQAFILNQIVAEIFSEHPHLSTQKVRELLGHTPIEVFIGAILGATVAMWVHLI